The Hyphomicrobiales bacterium genome includes the window GGTCATGCCGAAGGCGGTCAGCCGCGCGTGCTTCAGGGCCGGGCGCTGGGCGAAGAACGCGCTGTCGGTCGGGTTGGCGCCGGGATAGCCGCCCTCGACATAGTCGACGCCGAGCGCATCGAGCATTTCGGCGATGATGCGCTTGTCCTCGACGGAGAAATCGACGCCGTTGGTCTGCGCGCCGTCGCGTAGCGTCGTGTCGAACAGGTAGAGGCGTTCCTGGGTCATGTCACTTGTCCGTGGGGCGGCCATTCGGCCGTTTCGTGGTCGGGATGCTGATGGCTGATGATGGTTTTGAGGTAGGCGGCGGCCGCGATCTCGTCTTCGGTGCGCAGCGCCGGCAGCGCCGGCAGGCCGTCGACATAGGGTAGCCTGCCCTCGATGCCGTATTGCATGACCGGGGCAAGCGCCGCCGGATCGTCGAAGGCGCCGATCGCCAGCGCCACGCCATCGGGCGCCTCGTAGGTCAGCGGCGTGCCGCAATCGGCGCAGAAGCCGCGCTTCACATGATTGGAGCTTTGGAACCGTTTCGGTTCGCCGCGCGTCCAGGCAAGCCGCGCGCGGCCGATGCCGACGAGCGGCGCGTAGAAGCCGCCGAACGCCTTCTGGCACATGCGGCAATGGCAGATCGACGGCCGGCCGAGCGTGCCCTCGACCGCGAAGCGCACGGCGCCGCATTGGCAGCCGCCGGTGTAACGGCCGTTTCCGTCCTTGCTCATCATGCGTTTCCCTCGTTTGGCGACACCTGCATGCTCACTCGGGCTCGTGGCAGACCGCCTCGATATTGTTGCCGTCCGGGTCGAGCGCGAAGGCGCCGTAATAGTTCGGGTGATAGTGGGGGCGCAGCCCCGGCGCGCCGTGGTCCTTGCCGCCGGCGGCGAGCGCCGCCTTGTGGAAGGCGCCGACCTCGGCGCGCGTCGCGGCACCGAAGGCGATGTGCTGCGCCGGCGTCTGCCGCCCCTTGGCCGCGAGCCAGAAGAAGGGCTTGCCCGCGGTGCCGAAGCCGACGACATCGGTTGAGCCGGTGACCTCGTCGGAAAACTCCATCATCGGCACAAGGCCGAGCGGCGCCAGCGCGGCGGTGTAGAACGCCTTGGCGCGGGCATAGTCGGAGACGCTCAAAGATATGTGGTCGAGAACATGCCTGGTCATCGCGGTTCCTCGTTCGTGAATCGCTGGCCAGTCGCGCGTGAACCCTCTCCCCTTGCGGGAGAGGGTGGCGAGGCCGCCGGCCGAACCGGGTGAGGGGGTGAATTCGACAGAGCAGTTGAAATCGCCAGTAGAACGCCTTCCAGATTCTCAAGGATCTCGTTGTTCCAGAACCGCAGAGTCCGATAGCCATTCTCGGCGAACCAGCGGTCTCGCCAGCGATCCTTTTCGGCTTCGGCGTGCTGACCACCGTCCGCTTCCACCACGTGGCGTGCCTCGAAACACACAAAGTCACCGATAAAGAGCCCCAACGGGACCTGCCGCCGGAACTTCGCCTGGACAAGCTGCAGATTGCGGCGTGCGCTCCAAAGCTTTGCCTCCGCGTCGGTTGCTTCATGGCGCATTTCCCGGGCATGTGAGACCAGAGGGGAAGCGCTGGCCCCCTCACCCGGCGCCGCTTTATGAGCGGCGCCACCCTCTCCCGCGAGGGGAGAGGGTTTGCTTTTCCCTTCTCCCCTTGCGGGAGAAGGTGCCGAGCGCCCTTGGGCGCGAGGCGGATGAGGGGGTCTTTCGCTCATCGCGCGACCTCCCATTCGGTCTTCATCTCGCCGGTCTCGGGGTCTTTCGAATCCTTGAGCTGGATGCCCATTTCCGCCAGCTCGTCGCGGATGCGGTCGGCCTCGGCCCAGTCCTTGGCGGCGCGGGCCTTGGCGCGGGCGGCGAGCAGGCTGTCGATCAGCGCTCTTTCGATATCGGGGACATGATCGAGCAGGACAGCCTCATTTAGTTCCATGCCAAGGAATTCGGCCGTCGCCACAAGGATCTCTCCGGCACGCTCGTATCCGCCCTCCGCGGACCTTGCCAATGTCTGCATTGTCGCGATCGCCGCGTGCGTGTTCATGTCATCGCACAAAAACCCGAGAATGCCCTCCTGCGGCTCAGGTGTGGATTTCAGGGCGTTCACCAACTGCCAATCCCATTCGCCGAGCGCTTTTTCGATCCGTCCCCACCGCCGCCAGATTCGCTCGGCATCCTCCAAGCGTCCCACTGTGAAGTCGATTGGCTCGCGGTAATGAGTCATGAGCATAGCCAATTTCAACACCGCGCCGGGCCATTTGCGCCCACCGAACTTGTCAGTCTTCAGCAAGTCCCTAATCGTCACGAAATTCCCCAGGCTTTTCGACATTTTCTGGCCCTCGACCTGGAGGTAGCCGTTGTGCAGCCAGTAGCGGGCCATGGTTTCGGTGCCGTGGGCGCAGCGCGACTGAGCGATCTCGTTTTCGTGGTGCGGGAAGACCAGGTCGATGCCGCCGCCATGGATGTCGAACGTCTCGCCGAGCAGGGCTTCCGACATGGCCGAGCATTCGAGGTGCCAGCCGGGCCGGCCGCGGCCCCACGGTGAATCCCAGCCCGGTTGCTCGGGCGTCGACGGCTTCCACAGCACGAAATCCATCGGGTTCTTCTTGTAGGGCGCGACCTCGACGCGGGCGCCGGCGATCATCTCGTCGGTCGAGCGGTTCGACAGCTTGCCGTAGTCGGCGAATTTGGTCACGTCGAACAGCACATGGCCGTCCGCCCGATAGGCGCAGCCGTTTGCGATCAGCCGCTCGATCATGGCGATCATCTCGCCGATGTGCTGCGTCGCGCGCGGCTCGTGGGTCGGCTCAAGGCAGCCGAGCGCCGCCACGTCCTCGTGGAACTGCTTCGTCGTGCGTCGGGTGATCTCGTCGACGGAAGTCCCCTCCTCCGCCGCCCGGGCGATGATCTTGTCGTCGACGTCGGTGATATTGCGAACGTAGGTGACTTTGGTCTCGCCATAGAGGTGCCGCAAGAGGCGGAACAGCACGTCGAAGACGATGATCGGCCGCGCATTGCCGATATGGGCGAAGTCGTAGACCGTCGGCCCGCACACATACATGCGCACATTGGCGGGATCGAGCGGAACGAATTCCTGCTTTGCCCGCGTCAACGTGTTGTAGAGCCTCAGCCCCCTGAAGCCCGGCCCGGCGTCCTTCGCCATAAATCATCCCCTCGGCCTGCTGGCCGGGGCGTTCGTGCTCGGATTTCGGAAACTAAGGAGGAACGACCGCAGCCAGCCTGTGTGCTAGCGGCTAATGATAATCGCGCAGATGCTAATGGCGCGTTGCGCCGACGTCGTTCTCATGAGGCCGGACAATGCGCTTAAAACGCCGGTCCCGTCAAGCATCCATCTCCGATTCGGGGACATCGCCTACCGCGGTTCCGGCCGGCCAAACCTGAACGCCAGATGAACGGGCGCTTCAGCATCGGTTCAAGGCCGTTCGGCCACGATCGCGGCCATGGAACAGACGAATTCGGCACGCTCCACCCGGACCGCGGCCGCCGTCCCCCGCCCGCGTCGCGCCGCTTTCCTCCCCCGGCGCGCCCGCCGGCCCGCGGTCCGGGTGAGTTTTCCGCCGCCAAGCGGCTGATCTCATTCGCGCCGGCAACATACCCGCCCCCGGATCGCCGGTGTGATGTGCAGGCCCGGTTCCTCGCGGAACCGGGCCCTTTTTCGCTTTGAAGCCGAACCAAATGCCCGAATTCGCCGACCCGCGGGCGAGCGTACCCGCATGATCGAATATGGTATTGCGTTTTCGCCGCCCCTTGCAGAGAATGAAAAGCGGGCAGGTTCGCCTTCACGCGTCCGAAGGCGATAATCCACACAATAATCAATGTCGGCCCGCTTGAGGCCGATGATTCACGAAGGGATGGAAAGCTCATGAAACAAATTCTCAAGTTAATGGCCGTGGGAGCGGCGATGCTCGCGATCCCGGTATCGGCTCAGGCCGAGCAGGTGGTCTTCGGCGCCTCGCTGCCGATCACCGGCGGCCTCGCCATCAATGGCCAGAAGCACAAGGACGGCTACGAGCTGTGCGTCGAGCTCGTCAACAAGTCCGGCGGGCTGCTCGGCGAACCGGTCAAGCTCATCGTTTCCGACAACCAGTCGGTCAACGAAACCGCGCAGGCGCAGTTCGAACGCTTGATCAACGAGGACAAGGTGAGCGTGCTGCTCGGCACCTTCTCGAGCCGCATCACCTTCCCGACGACGTCGATCGCCGAGCAGAACAAGATGGTCTACCCGGTTCCCTCGGGCGTGGCGCTGCAGATTTACGAGCGCGGTTACAAATACATCTTCAACTTCCAGCCCAACGCCGCCGAATATCTCGGCAAATCCTATGGCACTCTGATGAAGGAGCTGGTCAAGCCCGACCAGATGCCGAAGAAGGCGGCGGTGGTTTATGCCGACGACTTCTATGCCAACGCCGCGGTCGCCGGCCTCATCGGCTCCAAGCGCACGATCGCCGGCACCGACAAGGTCATCGATCTGGCGCCCGGCGCTCTTGCCGATTCGGGCATCGAGGTGGTGTTCGAGCAGCAGTGGCCGGAAGAGGGCTTCTCTGACTGGATTACGCTCGCCAACTCCGTCAAGGGCAGCGGCGCCGACATGGTCGTCGGCTTCACCGCCTCCCCGGACGAGGCGATCCAGCTGGTGCGCGCCTTCAAGACCATCGACTATCAGCCGACCGCCGTCATTATGGGTCAGGGCACGCAGGCCGAGTTCCATGACCAGCTGGCTGATGCCGCCAACGGCGTGATGATCCATTCCGCCTGGCACCCGGCGGTCGAGTGGGTCGGCACGATCGGCGGCAAGGATTTCTCCAACCAGGACTTCATTCGCGAGTTCAAGGCGAAATTCGGCAGCGAGCCGGACGAGGACAATGCGATCCCCTTTGCGACCTGCCAGGGCATGGTCGAGGCGGTCGCCGGGGCCAACTCGACCGACAATCAGGTGCTGCGCGACTGGCTTGCCTCGCGGACCAAGGATGAGCCCGTAAAGACGATCCTCGGCAACTTCCATTGGGACGAGAAGGGCCTGCCGCTCGACAAGTCGTTCCTCATCACCCAATGGCAGAATGGCGAACTGAAATTCGTCTATCCGCTCGGCGAGTTCCCGGGCACGGCCGATCTGATCTGGCCGAAGCCGAAATGGTAATCGCGCAACTCTAGCGCGCCAAGAGACGGAGGCCCGGCCCACTGCCGGGCCTCTCAGCAAGAACGGCGGGGCTTGAACTTGCCTCTTCTGGAAATTTGCGACGCGGCCAAGTCCTTCGGCGGCATCAAGGCGGTCGACGCCTGCTCCTTCTCTGTCGAGCAGGGCAGCATCACCGCGTTGATCGGCCCCAACGGCGCCGGCAAGACGACCGTGTTCAACATGATCAACGGGCTGCACCGCTGCGACGCCGGCGCCATTCTGTTCGAGGGCAAGCGCATCGAACGGCTGCAGCCGCATCAGATCACCCGCCGCGGCATCAGCCGGACGTTCCAGGTCAGCCGCCAGCTCGGCGACCTGACGGTGCTCGAAAACCTCGTCGTCCAGTCGCCGGCCAGGGGCCTTGGCGGCCTGATCGGGCAGAGCATCCTCGGCGAGGAGCGCGAGCGCGGCATGGAGCTGCTCGAATTCGTCGGCATCGCGGAACTTGCCGACGAGCCGGCGGCGAAGCTTTCATACGGCCAGAAGAAGCTGATGGATCTGGCCGCCGGCATGATGGCCGATCCCCGCTTGTTCCTGCTCGACGAGCCGGCCGGCGGCATCAACCCGGCGCTGCTCGAGCTCATCATCGACCGCGTCGAGCGGCTGCGCAAACAGGGCGTCACTTTCCTCATCGTCGAGCACAATATGGACATGGTCATGAATGTCTGCGATCCGGTCATCGTCATGGCCTACGGCAAGGTGCTGGCCGAGGGTCCGCCGGCCAAGATCCAGGCCGATCCGCTGGTGCTCGAAGCCTATCTGGGGGTCGCCTGATGGCAGTCCTCACAATCGAAAACGTCGTTGCCGGCTACGGCATCGGCCCCGACATCCTCACCGGCCTTTCGCTCAGCGTCGAGGCCGACAAGAGCTACTGCATCGTCGGCCCCAACGGCGCCGGCAAGTCGACCCTGCTCAAGGTCATCTGCGGCCTCCTGCCGACGCGAAGCGGCCAGGTCGTCTTCGACGGCGCGACGCTGAACGGGCAGCGGGCCGACCAGATTCTGCATCGCGGCATTTGCTTCGTGCCCCAGGACCGTAGCCTGTTTCCCGACATGACGGTGCGCGAAAACCTGCGCATGGGCGGCTATATTCTCAAGAACTGGGCCGAGGTCGACGCGCGCGTCGACGCGATGTTCGAGCTGTTCCCGATCCTCAAGGAGCGCAGCAGCCAGCCCGCCAAGACGCTGTCCGGCGGGCAGCAGCAGATGCTGCTCCTCGGCCGGGCGCTGGTTCTCAGGCCGAAAATCATCATGCTCGACGAGCCGTCGCTGGGACTGGCGCCGAAGGTATCGCGGCAGATCTACGACTCCATGGAGCGCCTCAAGGCGGCCGGCATCACCCTGATCGTGGTCGAGCAGAACGCGCGCCTCGGCCTGAAGTTCGCCGACTGGGGCTGCGTCCTCGATCTCGGCAAGCTGGTGTTCGAGGGCCCGTCGCAAACGGTCCTCGACGACCCGCGCATCGAGGAACTGTATCTCGGCCGCCGCCGACCGCGCACGGGGAACGGCACGTGATCCACAACATCCAGATCGCCATCCTCGGTCTGGTGCTCGGCGGCGTCTATGCGCTGATGGCCTCCGGCCTGACTCTGATCTTCGGCGTCATGGGCATCGTCAATCTCGGCCACGCCTCCTTCATGGTCATGGCGGCCTTCATCTCCTTCTTCGCCTTCAAGGGCCTTGGGCTCGACCCGATCTTATCCATCGTCATCACCATGCCGGCCATGTTCCTGGTCGGCGTTATCGTCTACCGGATTCTGTTCGCCCATGCGATCGCCGATCCCCACAAGCGCGCGGTGACGGTTCTCGTCACGTTCGCGCTGGCGCTCGTCGTCGAGGGCATGCTCGGCTACCTGTTTTCCAACATCTACCGCTCGACCAACCCCTCCTACGCGTCGGAGGCAATCCTCTTCGGGCCCTTCTACATTCCCGAGGGGCAGTTCTACGCGATGCTGCTCTCCATGGTCATCCTCATCGGGCTGTGGGCGTTTCTGCAATATACCCGTACCGGCTACGCTATCCGCGCGACCACCCACAACCGCACCGCTGCCGAGGTGGTCGGCGTCAATGTCGACCGCATCTCGATGCTGGTCTTCGGCATCGGCATGGCGCTCGCCGGCGCCTCGGGCTCGCTGCTCTCCTACCTTTTTTCATTTTATCCGAGCAAACATTGGGAGTGGGTGGCGATCCTGTTGTCCCTGGTCGTGCTCGGCGGCATGGGCAGCCTGCTCGGCGCGCTCATCGGCGCGCTCGTGCTGTCGGTCATCGCGGCGTTCGTTTCCTCCAGTTTCGGGCCGACCTGGTCGCCGGTCACCTTCTATCTCGCCTTGTTCGTGATCCTGCTGGTGCGCCCGCAAGGGCTCCTCGGCAAAAGGTCGGAGCTTTGAGAATGTCGTCGCTGGCCGGAAACCTCGCAACGGGCAGCGCCGCCGCCGCGGCCGGCCCCAAGCGCGCCTTCATCTCGGCCCTGGTGATCGCGGCCGCGCTCTTCCCGCTGGTCCACATCGCCGTCGGCGGGCTGAACTACTGGCTGCACATGGCGCTGTTCCTGTTCATGAACGTCGCCATCGCCTCGAGCTGGAACATCATCGGCGGCTATGCCGGCTATATCTCGCTCGGCCATAACGTGTTTTTCGCCATCGGCGGATACGCGGCCGCGATCCTGTTCGCCTATTTCGGCATATCGCCGTTTATCGCCTTCCCGCTGTGCGGCCTGATCGCCATGGCCATCGGCTTTCTGGTCGGCACGATTACGCTGAGGGCCCGCGGGCCGACCTTCATCATCTCGACCATCGCGCTGGTGCTGCTGACCAAGATCCTGCTCGACAATTGGGACTATATCGGCGGCACCAACGGTATCAGCCTGGAACTGCTCGATCTGCCGGTCGCGCTGGTCAAGCTGCCCTTCTATTACGCCATGCTGGCGCTGGCCATCGGCGCGGTGTGGCTTTCCATGCGCATCCGCCGGTCGAAGTTCGGGCTCGGCCTGCGGGCCATCTCGCAGGATGAGACCAAGGCGGAAGTGGCCGGAATTCCAATACGTTTTTACAAGATCCTCGCCTTTGCCCTGAGCGGCCTGTTCATCGGCATGGCCGGCGCCCTTTGGGGCTACTATCTCACCTATCTGAGCCCGGTCATCTTCCTGAGCATCCTGGTCGGGGCCAAGTTCGTGCTGATGACCATTCTCGGCGGCCGCGGAACGGTGTCCGGTCCCGTGGTCGGTGCCTTCGTCTTCATCGCCGCCAACGAGTTCTTCGTCTCCCAACTCGGCGCCACCGAGCTCAACATCGTGGCCACCGGCACGGCGCTTATCCTGGTGCTGCTGTTCTTCCCCGAAGGCATCGTCGGCACGCTGAAGAAGAACGGCCGCCTGCCCCGCTTCCTCGACTGGGATTGAGGCCGTCGCCTGGCCGTCGCTCCCCTCTCCCGTCGTTGCCGGGCCCGATCCGGCAATCCATTCCGTTACCGCTCGGCAAGACGAGGGGCCAATGGACTGGGTCACCCGGTTTGACCGGGTGACGACGACCGGGGTGTTGGGGACCCTGCCATACGTCACACTGTCAAAGAGCTTAAAGGGCAAGCTTCGCCGTTGCCGCGATCTGGAAAGATCCGGATTATGGCTTCTTTCTTCGCGCCCGCGTCTTTCGCGTGGGTCTCGCGCGCAGCTCTCTGGCGCTGGAGTCATCGTGCTCCAGGGTCGGGCAAGGCCCGCCCGGGGCGGGGAGCCCGATAAACTCCATTCATCGCCGCGGGCACCGCTCCCCCGCCAACGCTGCCGAACGGACATGCCCCGCCGGTCCCCGGGCGGGGGATGGGTCCGAGTCTAAGGGTGCTCCGAAGAGCGGGGATGACTTTCGGGGGCGATTGGCGGAAAACCGCGAAAAAACGAGTTCGGCTTCGATAATCATGGTTGACGGGAGGTGAAGATGGGGCGCGGGCGCGCCTCGGACGGCGAGGAAAACGGGGGGCACGACACGAAGGCCGGCACGGTGGTAAGCTGGCGGCGGAGCAAGCGATGCTCCGCGCTATTCCGCAAAGCCAAGGGGAGGACGAGATGGCCAAGTATATCGCGCTTGTCAATTGGACGGACCAGGGCATCAAAGGCGTCAAGGAATCGCCGAAACGCGTTGATGCCGCGCGCGGTCTCGCCAAGAAACTGGGCTGCGAGATGAAAGACCTCTATATGACGATCGGACCCTATGACATGGTCGCCATGCTGGAGGCGCCGGACGACGAAGCGGCGGCGAAATTCGCGCTCACGCTGGGGTCGGCGGGCAATGTGCGCACGACCACCTTGAAGGCGTTTTCGGAGGACTCGTTCCGCAAGATCGTCGCCGCCTTGTGAGCCGCGCGCTACCAAATATAGCGGGACCACGGCCGCGGATCAGCCGTGGTCCCTAGGGGCGTTAGATCAGTCGTCCGGCCTCTCGAACGCAATACTCATGCCAACCCTGGCATCGACATGAAGCTCGACGACCCCCGCCCTTTCTGCTCGGACCGCCACCCTTGTGAGGCCACCCTGTCGGAAGGATGATTGCAAGCGATCTTGGCTACATGTGGGCTACAACGGGGCGACTTCGCGTCTGTGGAAACTTTTTTCGTTAGGTCGAAGAATAGTTTAGAATGATTTTTGATTCGGCGGGAACGAGAAGGCGCCATAGCTTTTTGATTTAGAAGCAATTTGCGCGAAAGGCCGGGGCCCGCTTTTCGCGCGCATGCGGC containing:
- a CDS encoding ABC transporter ATP-binding protein; the encoded protein is MNLPLLEICDAAKSFGGIKAVDACSFSVEQGSITALIGPNGAGKTTVFNMINGLHRCDAGAILFEGKRIERLQPHQITRRGISRTFQVSRQLGDLTVLENLVVQSPARGLGGLIGQSILGEERERGMELLEFVGIAELADEPAAKLSYGQKKLMDLAAGMMADPRLFLLDEPAGGINPALLELIIDRVERLRKQGVTFLIVEHNMDMVMNVCDPVIVMAYGKVLAEGPPAKIQADPLVLEAYLGVA
- a CDS encoding DUF559 domain-containing protein, with amino-acid sequence MVSHAREMRHEATDAEAKLWSARRNLQLVQAKFRRQVPLGLFIGDFVCFEARHVVEADGGQHAEAEKDRWRDRWFAENGYRTLRFWNNEILENLEGVLLAISTALSNSPPHPVRPAASPPSPARGEGSRATGQRFTNEEPR
- a CDS encoding branched-chain amino acid ABC transporter permease encodes the protein MSSLAGNLATGSAAAAAGPKRAFISALVIAAALFPLVHIAVGGLNYWLHMALFLFMNVAIASSWNIIGGYAGYISLGHNVFFAIGGYAAAILFAYFGISPFIAFPLCGLIAMAIGFLVGTITLRARGPTFIISTIALVLLTKILLDNWDYIGGTNGISLELLDLPVALVKLPFYYAMLALAIGAVWLSMRIRRSKFGLGLRAISQDETKAEVAGIPIRFYKILAFALSGLFIGMAGALWGYYLTYLSPVIFLSILVGAKFVLMTILGGRGTVSGPVVGAFVFIAANEFFVSQLGATELNIVATGTALILVLLFFPEGIVGTLKKNGRLPRFLDWD
- the cysS gene encoding cysteine--tRNA ligase; this encodes MAKDAGPGFRGLRLYNTLTRAKQEFVPLDPANVRMYVCGPTVYDFAHIGNARPIIVFDVLFRLLRHLYGETKVTYVRNITDVDDKIIARAAEEGTSVDEITRRTTKQFHEDVAALGCLEPTHEPRATQHIGEMIAMIERLIANGCAYRADGHVLFDVTKFADYGKLSNRSTDEMIAGARVEVAPYKKNPMDFVLWKPSTPEQPGWDSPWGRGRPGWHLECSAMSEALLGETFDIHGGGIDLVFPHHENEIAQSRCAHGTETMARYWLHNGYLQVEGQKMSKSLGNFVTIRDLLKTDKFGGRKWPGAVLKLAMLMTHYREPIDFTVGRLEDAERIWRRWGRIEKALGEWDWQLVNALKSTPEPQEGILGFLCDDMNTHAAIATMQTLARSAEGGYERAGEILVATAEFLGMELNEAVLLDHVPDIERALIDSLLAARAKARAAKDWAEADRIRDELAEMGIQLKDSKDPETGEMKTEWEVAR
- a CDS encoding VOC family protein; the protein is MTRHVLDHISLSVSDYARAKAFYTAALAPLGLVPMMEFSDEVTGSTDVVGFGTAGKPFFWLAAKGRQTPAQHIAFGAATRAEVGAFHKAALAAGGKDHGAPGLRPHYHPNYYGAFALDPDGNNIEAVCHEPE
- a CDS encoding GYD domain-containing protein — protein: MAKYIALVNWTDQGIKGVKESPKRVDAARGLAKKLGCEMKDLYMTIGPYDMVAMLEAPDDEAAAKFALTLGSAGNVRTTTLKAFSEDSFRKIVAAL
- a CDS encoding amino acid ABC transporter substrate-binding protein, translated to MKQILKLMAVGAAMLAIPVSAQAEQVVFGASLPITGGLAINGQKHKDGYELCVELVNKSGGLLGEPVKLIVSDNQSVNETAQAQFERLINEDKVSVLLGTFSSRITFPTTSIAEQNKMVYPVPSGVALQIYERGYKYIFNFQPNAAEYLGKSYGTLMKELVKPDQMPKKAAVVYADDFYANAAVAGLIGSKRTIAGTDKVIDLAPGALADSGIEVVFEQQWPEEGFSDWITLANSVKGSGADMVVGFTASPDEAIQLVRAFKTIDYQPTAVIMGQGTQAEFHDQLADAANGVMIHSAWHPAVEWVGTIGGKDFSNQDFIREFKAKFGSEPDEDNAIPFATCQGMVEAVAGANSTDNQVLRDWLASRTKDEPVKTILGNFHWDEKGLPLDKSFLITQWQNGELKFVYPLGEFPGTADLIWPKPKW
- a CDS encoding ABC transporter ATP-binding protein, coding for MAVLTIENVVAGYGIGPDILTGLSLSVEADKSYCIVGPNGAGKSTLLKVICGLLPTRSGQVVFDGATLNGQRADQILHRGICFVPQDRSLFPDMTVRENLRMGGYILKNWAEVDARVDAMFELFPILKERSSQPAKTLSGGQQQMLLLGRALVLRPKIIMLDEPSLGLAPKVSRQIYDSMERLKAAGITLIVVEQNARLGLKFADWGCVLDLGKLVFEGPSQTVLDDPRIEELYLGRRRPRTGNGT
- a CDS encoding GFA family protein is translated as MMSKDGNGRYTGGCQCGAVRFAVEGTLGRPSICHCRMCQKAFGGFYAPLVGIGRARLAWTRGEPKRFQSSNHVKRGFCADCGTPLTYEAPDGVALAIGAFDDPAALAPVMQYGIEGRLPYVDGLPALPALRTEDEIAAAAYLKTIISHQHPDHETAEWPPHGQVT
- a CDS encoding branched-chain amino acid ABC transporter permease, translating into MIHNIQIAILGLVLGGVYALMASGLTLIFGVMGIVNLGHASFMVMAAFISFFAFKGLGLDPILSIVITMPAMFLVGVIVYRILFAHAIADPHKRAVTVLVTFALALVVEGMLGYLFSNIYRSTNPSYASEAILFGPFYIPEGQFYAMLLSMVILIGLWAFLQYTRTGYAIRATTHNRTAAEVVGVNVDRISMLVFGIGMALAGASGSLLSYLFSFYPSKHWEWVAILLSLVVLGGMGSLLGALIGALVLSVIAAFVSSSFGPTWSPVTFYLALFVILLVRPQGLLGKRSEL